Part of the Pseudophryne corroboree isolate aPseCor3 chromosome 3 unlocalized genomic scaffold, aPseCor3.hap2 SUPER_3_unloc_3, whole genome shotgun sequence genome, ggacccagagccccatcacggtgcctccacctcactctctgaaacatgagaggcacaatgaccagaaAATCCTGGAACACACGAACAAGATCatccagctgctgactggagaggtgactgctgggaatgggacattatacagtaacaccaggggatgtgtctgggtgatgactggagaggtgactgctgggaatgggacattatacagtaacaccaggggatgtgtctgggtgatgactggagaggtgactgctgggaatggggcattatacagtaacaccaggggatgtgtctgggtgatgactggagaggtgactgctgggaatgggacattatacagtaacaccaggggacatgtctgggtgatgactggagaggtgactgctgggaatggggcattatacagtaacaccaggggatgtgtctgggtgatgactggagaggtgactgctgggaatgggacattatacagtaacaccaggggatgtgtctgggtgatgactggagaggtgactgctgggaatgggacattatacagtaacaccagggaatgtgtctgggtgatgactggagaggtgactgctgggaatgggacattatacagtaacaccaggggaggtgtctggatgatgactggagaggtgactgctgggaatgggacattatacagtaacaccaggggacgtgtctgggtgatgactggagaggtgactgctgggaatggggcattatacactaacaccaggggatgtgtctgggtgatgactggagaggtgactgctgggaatgggacattatacagtaacaccaggggatgtgtctgggtgatgactggagaggtgactgctgggaatggggcattatacagtaacaccaggggatgtgtctgggtgatgactggagaggtgactgctgggaatgggacattatacagtaacaccaggggatgtgtctgggtgatgactggagaggtgactgctgggaatgggacattatacagtaacaccaggggatgtgtctgggtgatgactggagaggtgactgctgggaatggggcattatacagtaacacagggggatgtgtctgggtgatgactggagaggtgactgctgggaatggggcaatatacagtaacaccaggggatgtgtctgggtgatgactgtgtcattgtgtgtgtcaggttcctataaggtgtgaggatgtcactgtctatttctccatggaggagtgggagtatatagaggaacacaggggtctgtacaaggacgtgatgatggagaatcacctgcCCCTTACACCACTGGGTAATTATATCGATCACGTTATCACTATGTGTAAACATAACCATTACATATCAAGCAGAGGACAAACGACACACATGAATAATTTGTGATACATATTTGGCTAGTAGTGTGAATGAGTATGAATTGTTTGCTGAGAGCGTTATATGTAAGCGTGTTGTGATGACGGGGTACGGGTATCCGTTTATATAAATCTCGATTGATAGCACTGAGGTTGTCTTGTTTTTTCCTCTATTACAGACATCTGCACAGCTAGGAAATGTGACGTGTGTTGAATGTGGTGGAGCCAAATTAGGTAACCTGCAGCTATCTCCGGCTGCCCTGGTGCTACAATCCCCAACATGCCTTGTCACGGCATACTGGGCCTTTTAGTTCCACAAAAGCAGCTTGTGTAGCCTGTGGCCGCATGTGAGAGGTGGTGTGGCCAGGGTGTATAAACATCTTTTCTTCTGTCTGTGCTCCATTGTAAAAACTTTCCACATCACTTACTAAGTAGCTCAGCGTTAGGAAGACTAAAGGGACCGGGAACAGATAGGGTTAGCAGTGGGGTTGGGAAATGCGACACAGTTCTTTCCTGCGCAGCTACAGTGTCCCCCAATAAAGTTTTGTTTGAGAAAGCTCTGCTCTTTTTCGTCGCTGATGCAGAATGTACAACCTATCCGCAGCAGGCACTGGTGTATTCTTCACAGTATTTGCTTGACCTGGCAGTGCCAGTTTGCAAACGAGGGGGTGGGGGGATTAGATAGCACCCCCTCCCATCGCAGCTGTTACCATATATTGCCGTTGTAGATGCGTCCTCATCCACCTATCTTCAAATCACGCCAAATATCCCCGCTTAGCGCACCACAGACTTTGCGACTTAGCCACACCAAAACTCTGCTCCTAAGTACGTGGTGGCACTATTACTAGAAGTACTGTACCTAGTACACTGTAAGCGAACTAACACGCAAAACTGAGGAAAAAGTACACCATGTGGAATTCTGTACATGTTGGTCACTCCATGCATCTTGCGCCATATGGGGCAACAAGGTTagcagtatgaggacacatctgtaactatgCATTTCCTCACATCCTAGTGGGAAGACTGGTGTCAGGGAAGGTCTGTGGGTATCCAGTGGATGGATCTACATTAAAaagttctacagtcaataggtccaaATCCAAATAATCGGCATGCATTAGTTCTACGGGTACAAAAGGTGGACGTGGTGAAAAGGTTGAGATGTTAAAGGTAGACCGTACAAAAGGTTGTGCGACAGAAGCACTTAGATGGAGTACAGTCCAATTCACTGTATTCTCCACCTCGGGCAGgtcagggacagactagatgggccaagtggttcttatctgctgtcacattttATGTTCTATGTTACACAATTCATGCAGGTTTTACAGGCAGTTTTAAAACAGATTCCAAGTTCTAATAATCACAAAATAGTACAGATTTCAAAGGCTCCTAACGTAACCCCAGTCCCCCAACCTATcacctggccacttgctggcatcaggagctaTGACCTACTGAACAAACATATTTTTTAAACGTAGCAGACAAGTTGTAGtaattagcccagctgtggcttacaacagactcagcTAAAACCCGGACCGGATTCCATCAGCTCTATTGCTGCTGTTCCAATACTGCAAAAGCCTGCTGTTCCATATTACTCTTATGTGGAATCATACTGTCCCTGCCACAGTTGACGggttcaaaaagtcgacataaTAATGGTCGACTTACGGTTTTTAAAAAAGATTTTCGCCTTTTTCTGCCttcaccatccacatggactacaattggaatagtAAACTTGCCCGAAGTGTGGAGAGTGAAGCGGtacacttgtgtcgaccttttttgtgttgactgtCCTTGTCGACCTTTTCTccctgttgacctttttcatgtcgaccatttgggatCAACCGAAATATTGGACAGAGTGAGGCGCCAGGGAACCTAGCTGGGAAAGCAGGCGGCTGAGTTGGtagcgggggatggggggggggggggggcgtgagagGAGATCTGGAGTTGGGATTGCTGATTGCTACAGCACTGAGAACAGTGGAGCCTTTACGAAATGGGTTTCGGAGGCTGATTGTTCACCAGTGGATAGAGATGATGGGAATAGGGAGGAGCGGGTTTGTGGCACACACATTTTGCGGTCAGTGCACAGGTTGTGTGAAGGTGTGTTCAGAGGAGGAGGGCACGTAATATAATTGGGGTCTGGGGTCACTTACTAGGATAAAATGTCTAAATATTGGGTTCATTAAAAGATAAATGCATTAAACTTGTCAtagattttttctttcttttttttttaacaggtttGTCGGAAACCACAAGGATCAAAGAAGATTCAGTCTCGCCCGGGGAAGTGGACCTCCCAGAGATGGATGGTGATGCACCCACAGGCCATGTAGAGTTTTCTCCTGCTCATAGTGACGATGGATCCGTCTCGTGCGAAGAAATCAGTCTCCCAGGCACCGACACTTATACACAGACAGAACACACACCATACACATCTGCTTATGTCAAGGAGGAATCCGTTTCCGGTGAAGAAGGAGACTTCACGGACACCGACATTTACTCACCCCCAGATCCTGCACGGTTTCTGGCTCACATTAAGGAGGAATCGATCTCCAGTGAAGAAGGAGACCTCACAGACACCGACCTTTATACACCCACCGAGCAAGCAGAGTATCCCTCTCTCCACCACGCAGCCGACACCGCAGACAGGACGAGCGACTGCTCGGAGAGTCAGAACTATGTCATCAACAGCATAGAACACCACAAAGACGATGATGACGGTCAGGAAGAGCCACACTCCATCATATGCTCGGAGTGCGGAGAGTGCTTCTCATCCGACTCCATGCTTGTCCTGCACCAGGGGATCCACACCGGGAAGAAAATCTACTCCTGCCCAGACTGCGGCATGTGCTTCAGCAATAGCACCTACCTCAGCGTTCACCTGAAGACCCACACCGGGACCAAGCAGTTCGCCTGCATGGAGTGCGGGAAGCGCTTCGCCAACGACGCCGACTGCCTCAAGCACCAGAACGCCCACACAGTCAGGAAGCCGTACATTTGCAACGTGTGCGGCAAGTATTTTTCCAACAACTCCAACCGCGTCCGGCACCAGAAAATCCACACGGATGAGAAGCCGTTCTCCTGCTCCGAGTGCGGGAAGAGCTTCAGGCGGAAAACGCACCTCACTATACACAGCCGGATCCACACGGGAGAAAAGCCCTTTAACTGCcccgagtgcgggaaatgttttagctGTAGCGCACACCTCACCGCGCATCGCCGGATTCACCGGagggaagccattttcttgctctgagacgTGGGGTCTGGATCAGTTCTAGCGCACATCTTGCCGCCTAGGAGAGAAACCAACTCCTGGAGGCAGGGCCCGTACGCCCACAGTTCCTGTACGCCCGTATTTGTGAGTGTGGCGGCTACACGTCAGAAAGCTCACAGCTGAGAGATGTTGTTTGCGTGTTCTGTTTGTGTGAGTTTTACAAGTCATCGCTCATAGCAAACTACATAACTGGGACAATGCGATACGATTCTTTAACTGTACGGGAGCAAGTTTAGTTCAGACGAACGGTGTAACGAGCCAGCTGAGGGCCTGAGTGGACAGAGCTGCCACGGCACTGTTTCCCCATGCCATCGTAGGCAACAGTTTTTGACCTAAACTCGCTAGCTGTACATGTGGGTATGCTCTTAAGTAGACAGGACACAACTCCATGAAGAACCCAGGCCTCACAGAGCATGTCTCGCCGGTTTATATGAATGAAGATAAGGCTGATTGAAAATTTGCCCACTTTTCTGACTTTAGTCATTGCGTGTGATCCAGCAACTCCTATTCATTCATTGAACATGGAAGCGTGTGACTGGACAAACCCGTCTCTGTATGAAGCCGCGGAGTGACCGGTTTCATCCGCAGTGGAAGGGGGATGGGCGTATATTTGTTGTGTGTTCAGTGGCGCAGTATCATGTGTATATATTTAATGTTGTGCAGGGCTGGAGAATGACCAAGATGGCCACTTCTTAGACAATGACATCACTCGGAAGCCTCCGTGAGGACCTGCTAAAGAGTAGTTGGCTAACATAATTCGCAGTACATCTTCTTTCTGCTTTAAGTAATGGCTTCATCTCTGTTTCAGCTCCTCCTAAGTTATCGGCAAAAGGGCCGCATTCCCATTGAGCCAGTCACATACAACCGATACACCCACATACTTAATTGCGTGGAGACATTTTTGCAGGGGAGAGACTGAAATGAATGATGGAGTAATAGATTCTGTAGGTGATACGGCCGCGGGAGGCACCATTGTAGTCATTTCTTTGTGCTGCTGctttttattaaatgtattttcGTCCCTTTTTCAATTTATCTTTGTTATGGCTTTTATATGGTCGTCGTCTTGTATCACAGCTAttttctcattcgtcctagaggatgctcgggacaccaaaagaaccatggggggtacagacgggatccgtaggagatatgggcactttaagactttaaaaaaaggggtgtgcactggctcctccctctatacccctcctccagactccagttttagaattgtgcccagtgagactggacgcactacagggagctctactgagtttctctgaaaatactttattgttaggtttttttattttcagggaggctgctggcaacaatacacgtgtcagcatgtctgagtgctcttcacaggaggagactatattagagacgcaaaaggcggtgggggtaaccgcgtcggcaccgccgactcctgattgggtaaatgtattgaatgctttgaatgttaatgtggctcgtattagtaaaagattggacaagtctgagtctcagactcaggcatggaagaaatctgtggaagatatgttattacaagttcaggtcccctcagggtcacagaaacgtacgtttacccagttggcagacactgataccgacacggactctgattccagtgtcgactatagtgattccagattagatccaaaattggcaaagagcattcagtacatgattgtggctataaaagaggtattacatattactgaggaccctgctgttccggataaaagggtctgtatgtataaggaaaagaaacctgaaataacgtttcctccctctcatgaactgaatgctttatttgataaagtctgggaaagtcctgacaagatttcagattcccaaaaggattctggtagcttatccgtttcccacgggggatagggaaaaatgggagtcaccgccCATTGTGGACAACGCCCTATCACGGTTGTcttaaaaggtggctcttccgtcaccggacacagcagcccttaaagacccggcagaccgttaaaatccatttatacgaccacagggacactactcagaccggtcattgcctcggcgtgggtgagtagtgctattgaaaagtgggcagataacttgtcatctgacatagataccctagacagggataacatcctcttgacgctgggttatatcaaggacgcggcagtttacctaaaggaagctgcgagggatattggccttttgggatcaaaggccaatgccatggcggtctcagcaagaCGAGCGTTGtgaattcaccaatggaatgctgatgctgattccaagaaaagtatggagtctctaccatataaaggtaaggccttatttggtgacggccttgatgatttggtatctacagctaccgcgggtaagtcatcctttttgccttatgttcccccacaacaaaagaaaacgcaccactatcagatgcagtcctttcggcccaataaatacagaaagggccgaggttcttccttccttgctattaGAGGAAGGGGGAGAGGTAAAtggtcaccagccttgtcaggttcccaggagcagaagtcctcccaggtttctgccaattccaccacatgacgttggggctcctatgcgtgagtccgcaccggtgggggcacgtctcaaactcttcagtcagttctgggttcattcggacctggacccatgggttttacaaataatatcccaagggtacaaactggagtttcaagacgtcccccctcaccgatttttcaaatcggccttgccagtttctcttccggacatggaggtaatttgcaacgccatacaaaagttgtgtcaaaatcaggttgtcgtCAGGGTTCCCCGGTCACTAcaaggagaaggcttttattcaagtctttttgtggttccaaagccggatggctcagtcaggccaatcctgaacctgaaatccctcaatttctacctaaaacaattcaaattcaaaatggagtctctccgagcagtgatctccagtctggaggaaggggattttatggtgccggtgggcataaaagatgcctacttacatatccCCATTTATCCTCTACACCAGGCTTacttgaggtttgcaattcaggattgtcattaccaatttcagacattgccatttggtctatccacggctccgaggattttcaccaaggtaatggcggaaatgatggttctccttcgcaaacaaggagtcacaattatcccgtacttggacgatctcctgataaaggtgagatccagggaccagttggtgaaaaATGTGTCCCTGTCTCTGAAAGTTCTTCactaacatggttggctcctgaacttgacaaaatcacagttgattccggcaacgaggttgtcatttttagggatgatactggacacagaactggtcaaacaaattctgaaaccaccaagagtgtcaatccatcagtgcactcggttgctggggaagatggtggcgacctatgaGGGCATTCAgtgtggcagattccatgccagagtatttcagtgggacttgttggacaagtggtctggatcccacctacacatgcaccggaagatagtcctgtcctcaaagaccagaatatcgctcctgtggtggctgcacagctctcacctcctggaggggcgcaggttcggaatccaggactggatcctaatgaccacggatgcaagtctccgaggatggggtgcagtcacgcaaggggtaaactttcaaggaagatggtcaagccaggaatcttggccctcattccgagttgttcgctcgcaagctgcttttagcagctttgtacacgctaagccgccgcctactgggagtgaatcttagcatattaaaattgcgaactaaagattagcagaattgcgaatagacacttcttagcagtttctgagtagctccacacttactcggcatctgcgatcagttcagtgcttgtcgttcctgctttgacgtcacaaacacacccagcgttcgcccagacactcccccgtttctccagacactcccgcgtttttcccaggaacggcagcgttttttcgcacacacccataaaacgaccagtttctgcccagaaacacccacttcctgtcaatcacattacgttcaccagaacaaagaaaaagtctcgtaatgccgtgagtaaaatacctaactgcatagcaaatttacttggcgcagtcgcactgcaaatATTGCGCattcgcattagcgactaatcgttccattgcgaaagaaaaataacgagcgaacaactcggaatgaccacccttgtctccacataaacgtactggagttaagggccatttacaacagccttgtacaggcggaacatcttcttcgcaaactgcccgtgctgatccaatcggacaatgtgacagcagtagcgtacattaaccgccaaggcggaacaaaaagcagagcagcaatggcagaagtcacgaaggttctttgctgggcagagaagcatacaagagcgctgtcagcgatcttcattccaggagtggacaactgggaagcagactttctcagccaacacgatctccatccaggagaatggagcctccatcaagaggttttcacggaagtcacaagtcgttggggaattcctcacgtaGACaaaaagcttcagacatattgttctaggtccagggaccctcaagcaatagcagtggatgcactggtgacaccgtgggtgtttccgtcggtgtatgtgttccctccacttactctcattccaaaagttctaaatatcataagaagaataaaggttcaagcgatcctcattgccccagactggccaaggaggggttggtatccagatcttcaggaattactcataggagatccctggcctcctcCTCTGCGTAAGGACCTGTTGCTGCAGGGGCCGTgagtataccaagacttaccgcggctacgtttgacggcatggctgttgaacgccagatcttagctcggaagggtattcccagtgaagtaattcccacacttcttcaggccagtaagggagtaacgtctaaacattaccaccacatttggaggaagtatgtatcttggtgtgaatccaagaaggctcctgcggaagagtttcagctaggacgttttctccattttctacaagcaggtgtagaggcgggcctaaagttgggctcaattaaggttcaaatttcagccttatcggttttctttcaaaaacaattggcctcccttccagaagttcaaagtttcgtgaagggtgtgttacacatccaacctccatttgtgcctcctgtggcaccatgggatcttgacgtggtgttgcagtcccttcagtcacattggtttgagcctttacagatggtggagttgaagtttctcacttggaaagtgatcaccctgttggctttggcgtccgcaaggcgcgtgtctgagttagcagccttgtctcacaagagcacttatttaatctttcatgaagatagagcagagttgaaaactctgcaacaatttctgccgaaggtggtttaatctttccacatgaaacaacctattgtggtaccagtggctactgacgctttcgttgagtcaaaatctttggatgtggtcagagctctgaaagtctgtcgccaggacggctcgggttaggaaaaccgaagctctgtttgtcctgtatgctcccaacaagattgggtgtcctgcttccaaacaaacaattgcacgctggatctgtaacacgattcagcatgctcattccacggccggattaccattaccggaatcggtgaaggcccattctactaggaaggtgggctcttcttgggcggctgcccaaggggtctcggcattataactttgccgagctgctacttggtcgggttcaaacacttttgcgaggttttacaagtttgataccctggccgatgacgacctaaagtttggtcgatcggtgctgcagagtcatccgcactctcccgcccgttctagagctttggtataaccccatggttcttttggtgtccccagcattctctacgacgtatgataaaataggattttaatacctaccggtaaatccttttctcttagtccgtagaggatgctgggcgcctgtccccgtgcgtactgtatctgcagttattaatttTGGTTACGcgcatgttgtgttatgtttatagtcagcctgttgttgACATtgattcatgccgttggcttgggttCTGTTGAATGTCATGTTTTGTGGCGTGTTTGCGGTGTGTACTGGTATGAATATCACCtttgttaacaataaatcctttcctcgaaatttgtccatctccctgggcacagttcctataactggagtctggaggaggggcatagagggaggacccagtgcacaccccttttttcaaagtcttaaagtgcccatgtctcctgcggatcccgtctataccccccatggttcttttgatgtccccagcatcctctacggactaagagaaaaggatttaccggtaggtattaaaatcctattttttgggggggagattTGGGCTGGATAACTTCTGAACCTGTGTGCACTTTATGGATATGTATATCGACAATACACTTTTAATGTAGGGATGGATAAGCATTATTTACCACCGATGGTCAATGATTTTGTCATCCGTGGCGGAGATCCGATGCTGATGTGTTTTTTAGAAACCACCCGTCATGCAGTGCAATCTTTGCTCCTGTTGTGACCACCTCATAGTCCCGTCACTCATCCAGCTGCTTCTGTTTGCTCATTTGTCCCCTTCTTTTCTGTCCAAAACACTGTTTGCCATAAAATACACATAAGCCTGCGTCTTTTATTGAAGTCTACACACAAAATAAACTTTTTACATTAGTGATGTTCGTTAAAAGCAAACCCATACTTATCATTCTATAGGAGAGATTTAACAAAACATaaagagacataaagtaccaaccaaccagctcctaactgacattttgcaAACAAtggctttaacatggcagttaggacctgattggttggtacgttatctctctacaagctttgataaatctaaccTGGTTTTGCTCTTCTGAATTATTGGCActttcaaaaataagaatttacttaccgataattctatttctcggagtccgtagtggatgctggggttcctgaaaggaccatggggaatagcggctccgcaggagacagggcacaaaaaagtaaagcttttaccagatcaggtggtgtgcactggctcctccccctatgaccctcctccagactccagttaggtactgtgcccggacgagcgtacacaataagggaggcaatttgaatcccgggtaagactcataccagccacaccaatcacaccgtacaacttgtgatctaaacccagttaacagtatgataacagaaagagcctcttaaagatggctccttaacaatataacccgaatttgttaacaataactatgtacagtattgcagataatccgcacttgggatgggcgcccagcatccactacggactccgagaaatagaattatcggtaagtaaattcttattttctctatcgtcctaagtggatgctggggttcctgaaaggaccatggggattataccaaagctcccaaacgggcgggagagtgcggatgactctgcagcaccgaatgagagaattccaagtcctcttttgccagggtatcagatttgtagaattttacaaacgtgttttcccccgaccacgtagctgctcgacagaattgtaatgccgagacccctcgggcagccgcccaagatgagcccaccttccttgtggaatgggccttaacagatttaggctgtggcaggcctgccacagaatgagcaagttgaattgtgttacaaatccaacgagcaatcgtctgcttagaagcaggggcacccaacttgttgggtgcatatagtatcaacagcgagtcagattttctgacttcagccgtccttgaaatgtatatttttaaggctctgacaacgtccaacaacttggagtcctccaagtcgccagtggccgcaggcaccacaataggttggttcaggtgaaacgctgataccaccttagggagaaaatgcggacgagtcctcagttctgccctatccgaatggaagattagataagggcttttataagataaagccgccaatttagatactctcctggcggaagccagggccagtaacatagtcactttccatgtgagatatttaaaatccacctttttcaatggttcaaaccaatgggatttgaggaaatctaaaactacatttagatcccacggtgccaccggaggcaccacaggaggctgtatatgcagtactcctttaacaaaagtctgtacctcaggaactgaggccaattctttttggaagaatattgacagggccgaaatttgaaccttaatagatctcaatttgagacccatagacaatcctgattgtaggaaatgtaggaaacgacccagttgaaattcctccgtcggaacactccgatcctcgcaccacgcgacatattttcgccaaatgcggtgataatgtttcgcggtgacttccttccttgccttaatcaaggtaggaatgacttcttctggaatgcctttcccttttaggatctggcgttcaaccgccatgccgtcaaacgcagccgcggtaagtcttgaaagagacagggaccctgttgtagcaggtcccttctcagaagtagagggcacgggtcgtccgtgaccaactcttgaagttccgggtaccaagtccttcttggccaatccggagccactagtattgttcttactcctcctcaccgtataatcttcaatacctttggtatgagaggcagaggaggaaacacatatactgatttgtacacccaaggtgttaccagtgcgtccacagctattgcctgtggatctcttgacctggcgcaatacttgtccagtttcttgttgaggcgagacgccatcatgtctaccattggtctttcccaacagtttattagcatgtggaagacttctggatgaagac contains:
- the LOC134983984 gene encoding oocyte zinc finger protein XlCOF7.1-like; protein product: MDKDRGHMTERIISLTLEIICLLTGEDCTVITKSGELVKTSSRPHVAERGLGRTQSPITVPPPHSLKHERHNDQKILEHTNKIIQLLTGETSAQLGNVTCVECGGAKLGLSETTRIKEDSVSPGEVDLPEMDGDAPTGHVEFSPAHSDDGSVSCEEISLPGTDTYTQTEHTPYTSAYVKEESVSGEEGDFTDTDIYSPPDPARFLAHIKEESISSEEGDLTDTDLYTPTEQAEYPSLHHAADTADRTSDCSESQNYVINSIEHHKDDDDGQEEPHSIICSECGECFSSDSMLVLHQGIHTGKKIYSCPDCGMCFSNSTYLSVHLKTHTGTKQFACMECGKRFANDADCLKHQNAHTVRKPYICNVCGKYFSNNSNRVRHQKIHTDEKPFSCSECGKSFRRKTHLTIHSRIHTGEKPFNCPECGKCFSCSAHLTAHRRIHRREAIFLL